One part of the Arachidicoccus terrestris genome encodes these proteins:
- a CDS encoding universal stress protein, protein MSTSMSGTMVFSKMLIAVDGSPCSENAAKKGIELASVLQIPAALFSVIDRSQEIIPSDLEVKPIQTGTFLEDQANSTIRLIIEKYVPRSMEDRIHPVLTEGLPREEILRKLKNWGADILVVGTHGRKGLAHFLLGSTAEYLVRHAKVPVLVIPFEGPDI, encoded by the coding sequence ATGTCAACTTCAATGTCCGGAACGATGGTGTTCTCCAAGATGCTTATTGCGGTGGATGGTAGTCCCTGCTCAGAAAATGCGGCTAAAAAGGGTATTGAACTAGCCTCTGTTTTGCAGATTCCCGCGGCATTATTTTCTGTAATAGACAGAAGCCAGGAAATCATTCCTTCCGACCTGGAAGTAAAACCTATCCAGACAGGTACATTTCTGGAAGATCAAGCCAACAGCACGATCAGGCTAATCATTGAAAAATATGTACCCCGCTCCATGGAGGACCGTATCCATCCGGTATTGACGGAAGGATTACCCAGAGAAGAGATCCTGAGAAAACTGAAGAACTGGGGCGCTGACATCCTGGTCGTTGGCACCCATGGACGCAAGGGCCTTGCCCATTTTCTGTTAGGCAGTACAGCAGAATATCTGGTCCGGCACGCTAAAGTTCCTGTATTGGTCATTCCCTTTGAAGGGCCAGACATATAA
- a CDS encoding cellulase family glycosylhydrolase yields MAYTSLFRIKWLLNIGLFIAGAIGVHQRADAQFLRTSGTHITDGKDSSFIIRSIGLGGYMLQEGYMFHVGFLGTQTKIREKIRDMVGEEGTEQFYKDWRQNFIQQADIDSMAAWGFNAVRLPMHYNLFTLPIEQEPFAGKNTWLPEGFRLVDTLLSWCSQAHVYLILDLHAAPGGQGNDLPISDRDPARPSLWQSQANQEKTVALWEKLAKRYKDQPYIGGYDLLNETNWGFEDSTDIRGTKEQHNQPLWALLKRITESIRQYDKRHMIILEGNGFANNYHGLDSLWDNNTVLSFHKYGNFNDKTAIRYFLDLRNRLQAPVWLGESGENSNNWYMQCIRLMEDNQIGWSWWPWKKMGLNNPLEIKMPPNYDAFIRYAAGKGPQPPAGKGSKLLKALINNIRIQNNIIHRDVIDALFRRVQDPTSVRFKQYTLNGHPCYVLAADYDLGANGYAYLDKDTARYQYTPGVHTDGNKGRQYRNDGVDIRIDSASGKPYVCFIQDGEWLNYTLDIQRSGKYQLQLDYAKDKQMQDTDSLNIEIMQADKTVGDLLLNTSAPANGTFTISRPVTIMLNKSSNLGKPVKLIFKKGGLLLRGIIFRPVTK; encoded by the coding sequence ATGGCTTACACTTCTCTCTTCAGGATTAAATGGCTACTCAACATCGGCTTATTCATTGCAGGCGCTATCGGCGTTCACCAGAGAGCCGACGCACAGTTTCTCAGAACTTCCGGCACCCATATCACAGACGGCAAAGATTCCAGCTTTATTATCCGCAGTATAGGATTGGGCGGTTACATGCTGCAGGAAGGCTATATGTTTCATGTTGGTTTTTTAGGAACACAGACTAAGATACGCGAAAAAATCCGCGACATGGTAGGAGAAGAAGGCACAGAACAATTTTATAAAGACTGGCGGCAAAACTTTATCCAACAGGCAGATATTGATTCAATGGCGGCCTGGGGATTTAATGCCGTTCGGCTGCCCATGCATTACAATCTTTTTACATTGCCCATTGAGCAAGAACCTTTTGCCGGGAAGAATACCTGGCTGCCGGAAGGTTTCAGGTTAGTAGATACCCTTCTTTCCTGGTGCAGTCAGGCTCATGTCTATCTCATATTAGACCTGCATGCTGCACCGGGCGGACAGGGCAATGATTTGCCTATCAGTGACAGAGACCCGGCACGCCCTTCCCTATGGCAGTCCCAAGCCAACCAGGAGAAAACTGTCGCCCTATGGGAAAAACTGGCAAAGCGCTACAAGGACCAACCCTATATAGGTGGCTATGATCTGCTTAATGAAACCAACTGGGGCTTTGAAGACAGTACAGATATAAGAGGGACCAAAGAACAACACAATCAGCCACTTTGGGCCTTGCTTAAAAGAATTACAGAAAGCATCCGCCAGTATGACAAGCGTCACATGATCATACTTGAGGGTAACGGTTTTGCCAATAATTACCACGGCCTTGACAGCTTATGGGATAACAATACAGTTCTTAGTTTTCATAAATATGGTAACTTCAATGACAAGACTGCGATCCGGTACTTCCTGGATCTGAGAAACCGGTTGCAGGCACCTGTGTGGCTGGGAGAATCCGGGGAAAATTCCAATAACTGGTATATGCAATGTATTCGGTTAATGGAAGATAATCAGATCGGCTGGAGCTGGTGGCCCTGGAAAAAAATGGGGTTGAATAACCCGCTGGAAATCAAAATGCCCCCAAACTACGATGCTTTTATCCGTTACGCTGCAGGAAAGGGTCCCCAACCACCCGCCGGCAAGGGCAGCAAATTGCTAAAAGCTCTTATTAATAACATTCGTATCCAAAATAATATCATCCATAGAGATGTCATTGATGCACTATTCAGAAGAGTGCAGGACCCCACGTCCGTTCGGTTTAAACAATATACACTCAATGGCCATCCGTGTTATGTCTTGGCCGCAGACTACGATTTAGGCGCAAACGGCTATGCCTATCTGGACAAAGATACAGCCCGGTATCAGTATACCCCGGGCGTTCATACTGATGGCAATAAGGGACGACAATACCGTAACGACGGTGTCGATATAAGAATCGATTCTGCGTCCGGTAAACCTTATGTCTGTTTTATCCAGGACGGTGAATGGCTAAACTACACATTAGACATCCAACGATCCGGTAAATATCAATTGCAGCTGGATTATGCGAAAGATAAGCAGATGCAAGATACCGACTCACTCAATATTGAGATCATGCAAGCTGACAAAACAGTAGGAGATCTTCTGCTCAATACAAGTGCCCCGGCAAACGGGACATTTACAATTAGCCGGCCGGTAACCATTATGTTGAATAAGAGCAGTAACCTTGGGAAACCGGTAAAGCTTATATTTAAAAAAGGGGGCCTATTGCTTAGAGGCATTATTTTCAGGCCGGTAACAAAATAG
- a CDS encoding glycerophosphodiester phosphodiesterase family protein, whose protein sequence is MNVKNLLPRHRFAALALFAAGSLQIAPLLQLRGQSPAVSDTAGYSNVIAHRGAWKTAGLPQNSIASLKKAIQLGCMGSEFDVQMTSDDTLIINHDPVYAGDTIEKSTYQQLMRVPLKNGEHLPTLRSYLQTALGSGGHTIPILEIKPSVISKDRAIKTTRAVLQMVKEFKALDKVIFISFDYDVLLEIHHLYPKAMTQYLNGEKSPTDLKADGINGADYHYSVFQKHPEWIGEAKNTGILLNGWTVNDTATIDWLLASRFDAITTNEPELVAARARRHQKIYGNRKLVFNDEFNVAGSPDGSYWRYDTGSHGWGNHELENYTDGDRRNVVIEKGLLHIIARKDDKQPKGYSSVRMVQKKGFLYGRLELRAKLPAGRGLWPALWLLPDNNTYGGWPSSGEIDLMENVGYNPDSVFFTVHTEKYNHVKHTQKSKGVYTNSLYTQFHVYALEWSPDSLSFYMDDQKQFSFANEHTGYKSWPYDQPFHLLMNIAVGGDWGGKRGIDNNVFPAKMLVDYVRVYQ, encoded by the coding sequence ATGAATGTAAAGAACCTCCTACCCCGGCACCGGTTCGCTGCACTGGCATTGTTTGCAGCCGGATCGCTCCAGATCGCTCCCTTGCTGCAGCTAAGGGGGCAGTCTCCGGCGGTCAGTGATACGGCCGGCTATAGCAACGTCATTGCGCATAGAGGCGCCTGGAAAACCGCCGGTTTGCCCCAGAATTCAATAGCATCCCTTAAAAAAGCGATTCAGCTGGGTTGTATGGGATCTGAGTTTGACGTTCAGATGACTTCAGATGACACACTTATTATCAACCACGATCCGGTGTATGCCGGGGATACGATTGAAAAAAGTACGTATCAGCAGCTGATGCGTGTACCGCTGAAAAACGGAGAACATTTGCCCACACTCCGGAGTTACCTGCAGACAGCACTCGGAAGCGGCGGTCATACTATCCCGATACTGGAGATCAAACCCTCAGTGATCAGTAAAGACCGTGCCATTAAAACCACCCGTGCAGTACTTCAAATGGTGAAAGAATTTAAAGCTTTGGATAAGGTCATTTTTATCAGTTTTGATTATGATGTGTTGCTTGAAATCCATCACCTATACCCTAAGGCCATGACGCAATATCTGAATGGAGAGAAATCGCCGACCGACCTAAAAGCGGACGGCATCAACGGTGCAGATTACCATTACAGTGTCTTTCAAAAGCATCCGGAGTGGATCGGGGAAGCAAAGAATACAGGCATTTTGCTAAATGGCTGGACCGTCAACGATACAGCAACTATCGACTGGTTACTGGCCAGCCGTTTTGACGCCATTACGACCAATGAACCGGAGCTTGTGGCCGCCAGGGCCCGCCGTCATCAGAAAATCTATGGTAACAGAAAACTGGTCTTCAACGATGAATTTAACGTTGCCGGCTCCCCTGATGGCAGTTACTGGCGCTATGATACCGGCAGTCATGGCTGGGGCAATCATGAATTAGAGAATTATACAGACGGAGACCGCCGCAATGTTGTCATTGAAAAAGGATTGTTACATATTATTGCCCGAAAGGATGATAAGCAACCCAAAGGATATAGCTCAGTCCGCATGGTCCAGAAAAAAGGATTTTTATATGGGCGTCTTGAACTGCGCGCTAAGCTACCGGCTGGCCGTGGGCTCTGGCCGGCACTATGGTTATTACCGGATAATAACACGTATGGAGGCTGGCCATCCAGCGGAGAAATAGATCTCATGGAAAATGTCGGTTACAATCCGGACTCTGTATTTTTTACCGTACATACAGAGAAATACAATCACGTAAAGCATACCCAAAAATCCAAGGGAGTTTATACAAATTCACTTTATACACAATTTCATGTATATGCATTAGAATGGTCGCCGGACTCCCTATCCTTTTACATGGATGATCAAAAACAGTTTAGTTTTGCCAATGAACATACTGGTTATAAAAGCTGGCCTTATGATCAACCTTTTCACCTGCTCATGAATATCGCCGTAGGCGGCGATTGGGGCGGTAAACGAGGCATTGACAACAACGTCTTCCCTGCCAAGATGCTGGTGGATTATGTAAGGGTCTATCAATAA